Proteins encoded in a region of the Oscillospiraceae bacterium MB24-C1 genome:
- the lon gene encoding endopeptidase La produces the protein MKEKKTVLQNQTMPAIALRGLVLFPKMVLHFDIGREKSILALNHAMENDRRIFLTAQSDVQDDNPGPKDLYQVGVVAQVQQVIRVQGSGLRVMAEGLYRAKMLRIRQEEPYFIADIRAFPTRRLPAASQDMASALIRTVKNLFQEYCELSPKMPKELVLGVMMSEDPALLSEYIAGNVPLPVEEKQEVLEQSNLLRRLEILAEIFENENEILRLEAGIYEKVKSRVDRNQKDYYLREQMKVISEELGEDDSPENEINTYFEKIDALKVSDEVREKLTKEVNRLGKMPGSSQEAAVIRGYLDTCLELPWNSLKPVKSDIAQAQKILNHDHYGMEKIKERVLESIAVRALAPNIKGQILCLVGPPGVGKTSIAKSIAKATGRDYVRISLGGVKDESDIRGHRKTYIGSMPGRIIDAMRRAGSRNPLMLLDEVDKLGGDYKGDPSSALLEVLDSEQNHAFRDHFVELPFDLSDVMFVATANSADMIPAPLYDRMEVIELSSYTREEKFHIAKDYLIPKQRERHGLNGRQARITDEALYTIIDSYTRESGVRRLERSCASVFRKCAKRIVAKEAKQVIVTLSNLGDLLGPKKYYPDALANRDEVGVVNGLAWTSVGGEMLQVEVAILDGTGKLELTGKLGDVMKESAQAAVSYLRAHADAYGISRTFHKDKDIHIHVPEGAVPKDGPSAGITICTALLSALADIPVKFDVAMTGEMTLRGRVLPIGGLREKTMAALRNNIKTVVIPADNEPDIDELDSAVKKAIRFVPARSIGDVLPVALSVMPAPVPTLSEEEYAVNLLSEAKSTPRHPVTC, from the coding sequence TTGAAAGAGAAAAAAACAGTATTGCAAAACCAGACGATGCCAGCCATTGCGCTACGTGGTTTGGTGCTTTTTCCGAAGATGGTGCTTCATTTTGATATCGGCCGAGAAAAGTCCATCCTGGCATTAAACCACGCGATGGAAAACGACCGCAGAATTTTTCTGACCGCACAGTCCGATGTACAAGATGACAACCCTGGCCCGAAGGATTTATACCAGGTCGGCGTTGTTGCACAGGTTCAGCAGGTGATCCGCGTGCAAGGCAGCGGGTTGCGTGTCATGGCCGAGGGATTGTATCGTGCCAAAATGCTGCGTATTCGGCAGGAAGAACCGTATTTCATTGCCGATATTCGGGCGTTCCCGACACGACGGCTACCGGCTGCGTCTCAGGATATGGCTAGCGCACTGATTCGAACCGTAAAAAATCTGTTCCAGGAATATTGTGAGCTTTCACCCAAGATGCCAAAGGAGCTGGTGCTCGGCGTGATGATGTCGGAGGATCCCGCGCTACTCTCGGAGTATATTGCGGGAAATGTGCCGCTTCCTGTTGAAGAAAAGCAGGAGGTATTGGAGCAGTCGAATCTATTGCGCAGACTTGAAATTCTTGCCGAGATATTTGAGAATGAAAATGAAATTCTCCGGCTTGAGGCTGGCATTTATGAAAAAGTGAAAAGCCGGGTGGATCGCAACCAGAAGGATTATTATCTGCGTGAGCAGATGAAAGTCATTTCTGAAGAACTGGGTGAGGATGATTCGCCCGAAAATGAGATTAACACTTATTTTGAAAAAATAGATGCACTAAAGGTTTCGGATGAGGTGCGCGAGAAGTTGACCAAAGAGGTCAATCGTCTGGGCAAGATGCCGGGCAGCTCGCAGGAAGCGGCGGTGATACGCGGCTATCTTGACACCTGTTTGGAGTTGCCGTGGAACTCGCTAAAGCCAGTGAAGTCCGACATTGCACAGGCTCAAAAAATTCTCAACCATGACCACTATGGTATGGAAAAGATCAAGGAGCGCGTGCTTGAATCGATTGCAGTGCGTGCGCTGGCCCCTAATATCAAGGGGCAGATTCTCTGTCTGGTCGGGCCGCCCGGCGTCGGTAAAACCTCAATTGCTAAGTCAATCGCCAAGGCTACGGGACGCGACTATGTGCGCATCTCACTCGGCGGCGTTAAGGATGAATCGGACATACGCGGACATCGTAAGACCTACATAGGCTCGATGCCTGGACGCATCATTGACGCGATGCGCCGCGCGGGTAGCCGAAATCCGCTTATGCTGCTTGATGAGGTCGATAAGCTCGGCGGCGACTACAAGGGTGATCCCTCGTCCGCGTTGCTTGAGGTGCTTGATTCCGAGCAGAACCACGCATTCCGCGACCACTTTGTTGAGCTGCCGTTCGATTTGTCGGACGTTATGTTTGTCGCAACCGCGAACAGTGCGGATATGATTCCTGCTCCGCTTTACGACCGTATGGAGGTCATAGAGCTTTCGAGCTATACCCGCGAAGAGAAGTTCCATATTGCCAAGGATTATTTGATTCCGAAACAGCGCGAGCGTCACGGGCTCAACGGTCGTCAGGCCAGAATAACCGACGAAGCGCTGTATACTATTATAGACAGCTACACTCGCGAATCGGGTGTGAGACGTTTGGAGCGAAGCTGTGCCTCGGTGTTCAGAAAATGCGCCAAACGCATCGTCGCAAAGGAGGCCAAACAGGTCATTGTCACCCTATCCAACCTCGGCGATCTCCTGGGGCCGAAGAAATATTACCCCGATGCCCTCGCAAACCGCGATGAGGTCGGTGTAGTCAATGGCTTGGCATGGACCTCAGTTGGCGGTGAGATGCTACAGGTGGAGGTTGCCATCTTAGACGGTACCGGCAAGCTGGAGCTGACCGGAAAGCTCGGTGACGTGATGAAGGAATCGGCTCAGGCAGCGGTGAGCTATCTGCGTGCCCACGCCGATGCCTATGGCATCAGCCGCACGTTCCATAAAGATAAGGATATTCACATTCATGTGCCGGAGGGCGCGGTGCCTAAGGACGGCCCCTCGGCGGGCATTACCATCTGTACCGCTCTGCTTTCGGCGCTGGCCGATATTCCTGTAAAGTTTGACGTCGCGATGACTGGCGAAATGACGTTGCGCGGCCGTGTGCTACCGATTGGCGGCCTGCGTGAAAAAACGATGGCGGCGCTGCGCAATAATATCAAGACCGTCGTTATTCCGGCGGATAACGAGCCGGATATTGATGAATTGGATAGCGCGGTAAAAAAGGCTATTCGTTTTGTGCCTGCGCGCAGCATCGGTGATGTTTTGCCTGTAGCACTTTCCGTTATGCCGGCTCCCGTACCCACCCTTTCGGAGGAGGAGTATGCGGTGAATCTGCTTTCTGAGGCTAAGAGTACACCGCGCCACCCCGTCACCTGCTGA
- the yihA gene encoding ribosome biogenesis GTP-binding protein YihA/YsxC gives MNYNKVIFERAFGLSSQLVPCDCPEFVFTGRSNAGKSSLLNKLFNRKALARVSSMPGKTATINFYRLDDVRFVDLPGYGYAKVAKGERRRWDELIGGYFAQDRDIALVFLLVDMRHTPSTDDITMANYLIESETPFIVLLTKSDKLNNTKRKERLKAFVDELPCGNEITMLPVSSETGEGIEALRDIIADIVVDTDDAGEEAAPECCGEENPNC, from the coding sequence ATGAATTATAACAAGGTCATCTTTGAACGAGCTTTCGGGCTTTCTTCGCAGCTCGTCCCCTGCGATTGTCCGGAATTTGTGTTTACGGGCCGCTCCAACGCTGGAAAATCCTCGCTGCTCAATAAGCTTTTTAACCGCAAGGCGCTTGCCCGTGTAAGCTCCATGCCTGGTAAAACCGCCACCATCAATTTTTACCGCCTGGACGACGTTCGATTTGTCGATCTGCCGGGCTATGGCTACGCCAAGGTCGCAAAGGGCGAGCGGCGGCGGTGGGACGAGCTGATCGGCGGCTATTTTGCACAGGATCGCGATATTGCGTTGGTATTTTTACTTGTAGATATGCGGCATACCCCCTCGACGGACGATATTACAATGGCGAATTATCTTATCGAGAGTGAAACGCCGTTTATTGTGCTGTTGACTAAATCGGACAAGCTCAACAACACCAAGCGCAAAGAGCGTTTGAAGGCTTTTGTTGATGAGTTGCCCTGTGGTAATGAAATTACCATGCTGCCCGTTTCTTCCGAGACGGGCGAGGGGATAGAAGCCCTGCGCGACATTATTGCCGATATTGTCGTCGATACCGATGACGCAGGGGAAGAAGCCGCCCCGGAATGCTGCGGCGAGGAAAACCCAAACTGTTGA
- the lysA gene encoding diaminopimelate decarboxylase: MFVSECLNINEAGHLTIGSMDTVELARTFGTPLYVYDEATVRKTLRQYNDSIKKHYEGKGIVAYASKAFACKEMYRIANDEGCGIDVVSLGELYTALSVGFPADKIFYHGNNKTVEELVYAVEHDIGRIVVDNLIELERLSEIAISQNKVVPILIRVKPGIDAHTHDFIRTGQIDSKFGFALETGEALEAVRYILQHKGVSLKGLHCHIGSQIFDIAPFELAAEVMIGFMAQIKDETGLALTELNLGGGFGIKYVPENDPVPYMDYMERVSKSVHKACAEKGMEIPFIAIEPGRSVVGPAGITLYTVGGVKNIPNVRTYVSVDGGMTDNPRYILYQSKYDVVLANRANTPKDAVVTIAGRCCESGDLVGEGMAIQSPKVGDIIAVLATGAYNYSMASNYNRVPRPAAVMVRDGEAREIIRRENLEDLVRNDL, encoded by the coding sequence ATGTTTGTATCTGAATGCCTGAACATCAATGAAGCGGGGCATCTTACTATTGGGTCTATGGACACGGTAGAGCTTGCGCGCACTTTTGGCACACCGCTTTATGTATATGACGAGGCTACTGTGCGCAAAACGTTGCGCCAGTATAACGATTCCATCAAGAAACATTACGAAGGTAAGGGCATCGTGGCCTACGCCAGCAAGGCATTCGCATGTAAAGAGATGTATCGCATCGCTAATGACGAAGGGTGCGGCATTGACGTCGTTTCTCTTGGTGAGCTTTATACGGCGCTGAGCGTTGGCTTCCCCGCTGATAAGATTTTCTACCACGGTAACAACAAGACCGTTGAGGAGCTTGTCTATGCGGTTGAGCATGATATCGGGCGCATTGTGGTGGATAACCTCATAGAGCTTGAGCGACTTTCTGAAATTGCCATTTCTCAGAATAAGGTTGTGCCGATTCTCATTCGCGTCAAGCCTGGTATCGATGCACATACTCACGACTTTATCCGCACCGGTCAGATTGACTCTAAATTCGGCTTTGCATTAGAAACGGGCGAGGCGCTTGAGGCTGTGCGTTATATTCTGCAGCACAAGGGTGTCTCTTTAAAGGGCCTGCACTGCCATATCGGCTCACAGATTTTTGATATTGCGCCTTTTGAGTTGGCGGCCGAGGTCATGATCGGATTTATGGCACAAATTAAAGACGAGACTGGGCTTGCTCTCACTGAATTAAATCTCGGTGGTGGCTTTGGCATCAAATATGTGCCTGAAAACGATCCGGTACCATACATGGACTACATGGAGAGGGTTTCGAAGTCGGTTCACAAGGCCTGCGCGGAGAAGGGTATGGAGATTCCCTTCATTGCTATTGAGCCCGGCCGTTCGGTCGTGGGACCCGCTGGTATCACTCTGTACACGGTTGGTGGTGTTAAGAATATCCCCAACGTGCGCACCTATGTCTCGGTGGATGGTGGTATGACCGACAATCCCCGCTATATCCTGTATCAGTCCAAGTACGATGTGGTGCTGGCCAATCGTGCCAACACCCCTAAGGACGCTGTTGTGACCATTGCTGGACGTTGCTGCGAGAGTGGCGACCTTGTCGGTGAAGGTATGGCGATTCAGTCCCCAAAGGTTGGCGATATTATCGCCGTGCTGGCAACCGGTGCTTATAACTATTCGATGGCCTCCAACTATAACCGTGTGCCCAGACCTGCAGCCGTTATGGTGCGTGATGGAGAAGCCCGCGAGATTATCCGACGTGAAAACCTTGAGGATTTAGTGAGAAACGATCTTTAA
- a CDS encoding YerC/YecD family TrpR-related protein, with protein sequence MNPRLKEMNVEFLFEAILRLNNMEECYNFFDDLCTVQELKALTQRLQVASMLSEGKVYSDIVAKTGASTATISRVNRSLNYGCDGYKIIFERLEKDGLI encoded by the coding sequence ATGAATCCACGCCTGAAAGAAATGAACGTCGAGTTTTTGTTTGAGGCGATTCTGCGCCTGAACAACATGGAGGAATGCTACAACTTCTTTGATGATCTGTGCACCGTGCAGGAGCTCAAAGCGCTTACTCAGCGTTTGCAGGTGGCTTCAATGCTTTCGGAGGGCAAGGTGTACAGCGATATTGTGGCAAAAACAGGCGCTTCCACCGCGACCATCAGCCGTGTGAACCGCTCGCTCAATTATGGATGCGATGGTTACAAGATCATTTTTGAAAGGCTGGAGAAGGATGGCCTCATATAA
- a CDS encoding methyltransferase domain-containing protein encodes MASYNAFAPFYDRFIKPVDYKKRAAYFNSIIAPHIGEQKLLLDLACGTGSLSIALSQLGYEVIAVDASPQMLSLAQQKAYDAGEQILFLNQRMETLDLYGTIDACVCALDSLNHLTDPRALRHALSRVSLFLAPGGVFVFDMNTPYKHSHLLADNCYVYEEGDTVCVWRNKTDETLLTEISLDFFTRETDGRYTRAGESFCERGYALEQITDMLTNCGLTLTALYADDGFDAPNNTSERYIFVTKKGK; translated from the coding sequence ATGGCCTCATATAATGCGTTTGCGCCGTTTTATGATAGGTTCATCAAGCCTGTGGACTATAAAAAGCGCGCTGCATACTTCAACAGCATTATAGCACCACACATCGGGGAGCAGAAATTGCTCCTCGATTTGGCGTGTGGCACCGGCAGCCTTTCGATTGCGCTCTCTCAGCTCGGCTATGAAGTTATCGCGGTTGATGCATCGCCACAGATGCTCTCACTTGCACAGCAAAAAGCATATGATGCTGGGGAGCAAATTTTATTTTTAAACCAACGTATGGAGACGCTGGATCTCTATGGTACAATAGACGCCTGTGTCTGCGCGTTGGATTCTTTAAATCATCTTACCGACCCGCGTGCCCTGCGGCATGCGCTATCGCGCGTATCGTTGTTTTTAGCACCGGGGGGCGTATTTGTGTTCGATATGAACACACCCTATAAACACAGCCATCTGTTGGCCGACAACTGCTATGTTTATGAGGAAGGGGACACGGTGTGCGTTTGGCGCAACAAAACTGACGAGACGCTGTTGACCGAAATTTCGTTGGATTTTTTCACGCGGGAGACTGACGGGCGCTATACCCGCGCTGGAGAAAGTTTTTGTGAACGTGGTTATGCGCTTGAACAGATTACGGATATGCTGACAAACTGTGGGCTGACGCTGACGGCGCTTTATGCCGACGACGGTTTTGATGCACCGAATAATACCTCAGAGCGCTATATTTTTGTGACTAAAAAGGGGAAGTAA
- the hslO gene encoding Hsp33 family molecular chaperone HslO → MGKLLRAITTDGAILATVLDSTDMCNRAEQIHQSSATVTAAIGRLMTAASMMGAALKNDTDTITLRIAGKGPAGAVIAVSDAFGNARVSVSNPVVELPLNAAGKLDVGGAIGTDGFLSVIRDSGVGEPQTGYSPIVTGEIGDDLTYFFANSEQVPTVCALGVLVAPNLSVQAAGGYLLQLLPGAGDDTIEQLEKTLPTVAAVSTMISEGLTGRDIFDRVLAGFEYEVIEEREVTYRCDCSRERVERVLISLGRDDLSLLANDQETTNVECHFCEKNYAFTKQQLLDLLK, encoded by the coding sequence ATGGGAAAGCTGCTTAGAGCCATCACAACCGACGGGGCCATTTTGGCAACGGTACTTGACTCCACCGACATGTGTAACCGTGCCGAGCAGATACATCAAAGCTCCGCGACGGTGACGGCGGCCATAGGGCGGCTGATGACAGCGGCTTCTATGATGGGTGCCGCGCTTAAAAATGACACCGATACCATTACGTTGCGCATCGCTGGCAAAGGTCCGGCCGGGGCGGTTATCGCCGTTTCGGACGCATTTGGTAATGCGCGCGTTTCGGTGTCAAATCCGGTCGTCGAATTGCCGTTAAACGCTGCCGGGAAGCTGGATGTAGGCGGGGCAATTGGCACTGACGGCTTTCTCTCGGTCATCCGAGACTCTGGCGTTGGCGAGCCGCAGACTGGCTATTCGCCTATTGTTACAGGTGAGATCGGGGATGATTTAACCTATTTCTTTGCCAACTCCGAGCAGGTGCCTACAGTGTGTGCGCTGGGCGTTCTGGTAGCACCCAACCTTTCTGTCCAGGCAGCGGGAGGATATCTGCTTCAGCTGTTACCCGGAGCAGGGGATGACACCATTGAGCAGCTTGAGAAGACGTTGCCCACCGTTGCGGCGGTGTCCACCATGATTAGCGAGGGTCTTACCGGGCGGGATATTTTTGACCGCGTGTTAGCTGGGTTTGAGTACGAGGTTATTGAAGAGCGTGAAGTCACTTACCGTTGCGATTGTTCGCGTGAGCGTGTGGAGCGGGTGCTAATCAGTCTCGGACGAGATGATCTGTCCCTTCTTGCGAATGATCAAGAAACAACGAATGTTGAATGCCATTTTTGTGAAAAAAATTATGCCTTTACAAAGCAACAACTGTTGGATTTACTAAAATAA
- a CDS encoding MATE family efflux transporter produces MPNTEFSDSSRLVFRMSLPIFVELLLQLLVGNIDQIMISQYSQNSVAAIGNGNQMMGIIIIFLNVMSAATSILISRALGAKDTRQVTVVCNVSLVVIMVVGALATGVAVGLRRQLFNALGVPPEIMGEANAYLAVVGAFIIVQGLYANFAAILRSHGLVKEVMVVSVIMNIANIMGNAILINGLFGAPRLGLVGVAISTDISKVLGLVLIYQVFRRRINVRLSRAHLCPFPFDVLRQLLGIGLPSGAQEASYSLSELFILRFVNSFGTVVIATRVYCNILSQIEYIYVIALAQATQILVGYLVGARQYDRVNNRIMKTTLISIGVSVSLTGVIYLFSDTFFSIFTKDPYILELGKTIIFIEFFLEIGRAINIVLMRTLVAAGDVVFPVVIGASCGWVIAVMGGYLLGVHLGFGLAGIWVAKAADELVRGAASIIRLKSNAWRKRLELQQSAS; encoded by the coding sequence ATGCCAAATACAGAATTCAGCGATTCTTCACGGCTAGTTTTTAGAATGTCGCTGCCCATCTTTGTGGAATTACTGCTGCAGTTGCTGGTTGGCAATATCGACCAGATCATGATTAGCCAGTATTCTCAAAACTCAGTGGCGGCGATTGGTAACGGCAACCAGATGATGGGTATCATCATCATCTTTTTAAATGTTATGAGTGCTGCGACCTCCATCCTTATCAGCCGTGCATTGGGTGCAAAGGATACGCGCCAGGTGACGGTGGTCTGCAATGTATCGCTGGTGGTGATTATGGTGGTCGGCGCGCTGGCGACCGGTGTGGCGGTGGGGCTACGCAGGCAGCTCTTTAATGCGTTGGGCGTGCCGCCTGAGATTATGGGTGAGGCGAATGCCTACCTTGCGGTTGTGGGGGCCTTTATCATCGTGCAGGGGCTGTACGCCAACTTTGCTGCGATATTGCGTAGCCATGGCCTCGTCAAAGAGGTGATGGTTGTTTCAGTAATTATGAATATAGCCAACATTATGGGCAACGCCATTTTAATTAACGGATTGTTCGGTGCGCCGCGATTGGGCTTGGTTGGTGTGGCGATATCTACCGACATCAGTAAGGTGTTGGGGCTCGTGCTGATCTATCAAGTCTTTCGCAGACGGATTAATGTGCGCTTATCGCGCGCGCATTTGTGCCCCTTTCCGTTTGATGTGCTGCGCCAACTGCTTGGCATAGGGTTGCCATCCGGCGCTCAGGAGGCCTCTTACAGCCTCTCAGAGCTTTTTATTCTTCGATTTGTTAACAGTTTTGGCACGGTGGTCATTGCGACCAGAGTCTATTGCAATATTCTATCGCAAATTGAATATATCTATGTTATCGCCTTGGCGCAAGCGACGCAGATATTGGTAGGCTATTTGGTAGGGGCCAGGCAGTACGACCGTGTGAACAACCGCATCATGAAGACGACCTTGATTTCCATCGGCGTGTCGGTTAGTTTGACCGGTGTGATTTATCTGTTTAGCGATACGTTTTTTTCAATCTTCACAAAGGACCCCTATATCCTTGAGTTGGGCAAAACTATTATATTTATCGAGTTCTTTTTAGAGATTGGGCGCGCAATCAACATTGTACTGATGCGAACTCTTGTGGCAGCGGGTGACGTAGTATTCCCAGTGGTCATAGGCGCAAGCTGCGGTTGGGTTATCGCGGTGATGGGTGGCTATCTGCTGGGGGTACATTTGGGTTTTGGACTGGCGGGCATCTGGGTCGCCAAGGCGGCAGACGAGCTGGTGCGCGGCGCGGCATCAATTATTCGCTTAAAATCAAACGCATGGCGGAAACGGCTCGAGTTGCAGCAGTCAGCCAGTTAA
- a CDS encoding YebC/PmpR family DNA-binding transcriptional regulator — protein sequence MSGHSKWSTIKRKKEATDSKRASIFTKIGREIAVAVREGGGDPSVNGKLRDLIAKAKANNVPNDNIDRLIKKCMGDGDKSNYEEMTYEGYGPCGIAVMVEALTDNRNRTAGDLRHYFDKCGGNLGQSGSVSFLFEQKGIIAIENADGKISEDKIFEDAMLDGVLDIKYEEEGIEIATDPHELRNVRVALEALGYNFASAEVEYVANTYTKIDDPDMQLKMQKLIDLLEENDDVQEVYHNWDMPEEEE from the coding sequence ATGTCGGGACATTCGAAATGGAGTACCATTAAGCGCAAGAAGGAAGCAACTGATTCTAAGCGTGCCAGCATTTTCACGAAAATTGGTCGTGAAATTGCCGTGGCTGTGCGCGAGGGCGGAGGCGATCCTTCGGTCAATGGCAAGCTCCGCGATCTAATCGCGAAGGCTAAGGCTAACAATGTCCCCAATGACAACATCGATCGATTGATCAAAAAGTGTATGGGTGACGGCGACAAGAGCAATTATGAGGAGATGACCTATGAGGGCTACGGGCCCTGTGGCATCGCTGTAATGGTAGAGGCGCTGACAGATAACCGCAACCGCACGGCGGGCGATTTGCGCCACTATTTTGACAAGTGCGGCGGTAACCTTGGCCAGAGCGGCAGCGTTTCCTTTTTGTTTGAACAAAAGGGTATTATTGCGATTGAAAACGCTGATGGCAAAATCTCGGAGGATAAAATTTTTGAGGATGCCATGCTCGACGGCGTACTGGATATCAAGTATGAGGAGGAAGGCATCGAAATTGCCACCGACCCGCATGAGCTACGTAATGTTCGAGTGGCACTCGAGGCGCTGGGTTATAACTTTGCTTCCGCTGAAGTGGAGTATGTGGCTAATACCTACACCAAGATTGATGACCCTGATATGCAGCTGAAAATGCAGAAGCTTATCGATTTATTAGAAGAGAATGACGACGTACAGGAGGTCTATCACAACTGGGATATGCCGGAGGAAGAGGAATAA
- a CDS encoding GntR family transcriptional regulator: MPIVERVNATMQVVNSIKYKIQSGELKTGDKLPKEADLAKELCVGRSSLREGIKILIAYGVVESRQGEGTFIVDHTAKNFFEFMGFFSNRENMAYFLELRRVIEIGNIIAVYDKIPEDLIFTLEKSVEVLAGSYPVEAYVEADKAFHNLLISYTKNPMIIQINNMIGSLREDLLYKLFCNKEIVDDAYKAHTKILNAIKAHNLNTCISAVRSHIDTTAIHMNAIYDNISVTGKINNPPQE; encoded by the coding sequence ATGCCAATAGTAGAACGTGTAAATGCAACCATGCAGGTTGTAAATTCAATTAAATACAAAATTCAATCCGGCGAGCTTAAAACTGGCGACAAGCTTCCCAAAGAGGCGGATTTAGCAAAAGAACTATGTGTTGGAAGGTCGTCTTTGCGCGAAGGTATAAAAATTCTGATTGCTTATGGTGTGGTAGAATCACGTCAGGGCGAAGGAACATTTATAGTTGATCATACTGCGAAAAATTTCTTTGAATTTATGGGCTTTTTCTCCAATAGAGAAAATATGGCGTATTTCTTGGAGCTGAGGCGGGTCATAGAGATAGGGAATATTATTGCGGTATACGATAAGATACCCGAAGACCTAATTTTTACTTTAGAAAAGTCTGTTGAGGTTTTGGCAGGCTCTTATCCGGTAGAAGCCTATGTTGAAGCGGATAAAGCATTTCATAACTTGTTAATTTCCTATACCAAGAATCCCATGATCATACAAATTAATAACATGATAGGCTCCTTGAGAGAAGATTTGTTATACAAGTTATTTTGTAATAAAGAGATTGTGGATGATGCATACAAGGCGCATACCAAAATTCTCAATGCAATCAAGGCGCATAATTTGAACACGTGCATTTCGGCGGTAAGATCGCATATCGATACAACAGCTATTCATATGAATGCTATTTACGATAATATATCTGTTACGGGCAAAATCAATAACCCTCCCCAAGAATAA
- a CDS encoding DctP family TRAP transporter solute-binding subunit, translating into MKKIFSRKLIQSILAIIVVSSLVACSSSTGSSVANSGSAQESASTSNDKVYTFKWAHSSSTNDRLAVATERMIQELSEASDGRIEIEHYPASQLGAEREILEGIVLGTVDFGIISSGVVTNFSQSLYVASIPYQIDEREVGWKVYDGEFGQMLGEQTEKDVSWKFLGWAENSLRMFSNSKREIQVPNDMKGLKIRTQENDIHMKIVNDLGASATPVAFSELYTALQQGTVDGQENGVALTYSMGFNEVINHMTYLPHIYDPYIVVMSNDAWNSLPEDLQVMVQEYARKFCQYERELNAQNDQEYLEIMKKETGLQVYTPTDEQKQLFIDATANVEDMIREKVGDELVDAYIKAVQEAKAS; encoded by the coding sequence ATGAAAAAAATATTTAGCCGCAAGTTGATACAGAGCATACTCGCAATTATAGTAGTCTCTTCTTTAGTTGCTTGCAGCAGTTCTACTGGATCCAGTGTCGCCAATTCTGGCAGTGCTCAAGAAAGTGCCAGCACCTCAAATGATAAAGTATATACATTTAAATGGGCGCATTCCTCTTCTACTAATGACCGTTTGGCTGTGGCGACCGAAAGAATGATCCAAGAGCTTTCTGAAGCATCTGACGGGCGAATTGAAATAGAGCATTACCCAGCTTCTCAGTTGGGTGCAGAGCGTGAAATTCTTGAAGGAATTGTGCTTGGCACTGTTGATTTTGGCATCATTTCCAGTGGTGTTGTTACTAACTTTAGCCAATCGCTTTATGTTGCTTCAATTCCATACCAAATTGATGAACGTGAAGTAGGTTGGAAGGTTTACGACGGAGAGTTTGGCCAAATGCTGGGCGAGCAGACCGAAAAAGATGTGTCATGGAAGTTCCTGGGCTGGGCAGAGAACAGCCTTAGAATGTTCTCAAACTCCAAGCGGGAAATACAAGTTCCAAATGACATGAAAGGTCTGAAGATAAGAACACAGGAAAACGATATACATATGAAAATTGTCAACGATTTAGGGGCTTCTGCAACCCCGGTTGCTTTTTCTGAGCTATATACGGCATTGCAACAGGGTACGGTGGATGGTCAGGAGAATGGTGTTGCTTTGACCTATTCAATGGGCTTCAACGAAGTTATTAATCATATGACCTATCTGCCCCATATCTACGATCCTTATATTGTTGTCATGAGTAATGACGCATGGAACAGCCTTCCGGAAGATCTTCAGGTGATGGTACAAGAATATGCACGTAAATTCTGTCAGTACGAGCGCGAACTGAACGCACAAAACGACCAAGAATATCTTGAGATTATGAAGAAAGAGACCGGACTTCAGGTTTATACGCCCACTGATGAACAGAAGCAGCTGTTTATTGACGCAACTGCTAATGTGGAAGACATGATTCGTGAAAAGGTTGGCGACGAGCTTGTAGATGCTTATATCAAGGCTGTTCAAGAAGCAAAGGCCAGTTAA
- a CDS encoding TRAP transporter small permease, with protein sequence MTMNVVLRYVFGFSFNWGDEILRYMCVYMAFLGTAAGWRYGTHIGVTIFVEKLFPEKTRKYFRLLADIISITFMALIAHYGYILVEKVARSHQASAALRVPMYMIYSIIPVCAVFSILQILLQIFKHKTYLMPRE encoded by the coding sequence ATGACCATGAATGTCGTTTTGCGATATGTGTTTGGGTTCTCTTTTAACTGGGGCGATGAAATATTGCGATATATGTGCGTTTACATGGCGTTTTTGGGTACGGCGGCCGGCTGGAGATACGGAACACATATTGGTGTAACTATTTTTGTCGAAAAATTGTTTCCGGAAAAAACCCGAAAATATTTTAGATTATTGGCAGATATCATTTCAATTACTTTCATGGCTTTGATTGCGCATTATGGGTACATACTTGTCGAAAAAGTTGCCAGGAGTCATCAGGCATCCGCCGCTCTGCGTGTGCCGATGTATATGATTTACAGTATCATTCCCGTATGCGCGGTGTTTTCTATTTTGCAGATCCTACTTCAGATTTTTAAACATAAGACTTATCTTATGCCGCGCGAATAA